One part of the Malus sylvestris chromosome 2, drMalSylv7.2, whole genome shotgun sequence genome encodes these proteins:
- the LOC126593046 gene encoding uncharacterized protein LOC126593046, whose amino-acid sequence MGSTLLSAPTFLPLHNREVGGFVRSFRSPNYDKLKFNQRLITKTSGGSLLVASVFERKVKSRQTVIPEPDYRIPIVLLGLSGGLAYTNNLLPAAPVGLLGLLLLFQTTRVRFVFDDEALEVKVGEELESSGENVFVGGKNRWKYSSFVNWELWWPNFPILVYFKEKQTKPEGQVHFFPVIFNGKQLYDVMLERAGPSQTSGPKDS is encoded by the exons atgggcagCACTCTCTTGTCAGCTCCCACCTTCCTGCCTCTGCATA ATAGAGAAGTGGGTGGATTTGTGAGGAGCTTCAGGAGCCCAAATTATGACAAACTCAAGTTTAATCAAAGATTAATCACAAAAACTAGTGGTGGCTCCCTTCTTGTTGCCTCAGTG TTTGAAAGGAAGGTGAAGAGCAGACAGACTGTGATTCCGGAGCCGGATTATCGAATTCCGATTGTTCTACTAG GTCTATCTGGTGGGTTAGCTTACACGAATAATCTCCTACCAGCTGCGCCCGTCGGTCTCCTTGGATTACTGTTATTGTTTCAG ACTACAAGAGTTAGATTTGTTTTTGACGATGAGGCTCTG GAAGTAAAAGTAGGAGAAGAGCTTGAGAGTTCAGGTGAAAATGTCTTTGTGGGCGGAAAAAATCGTTGGAA GTACTCATCGTTCGTGAACTGGGAGCTCTGGTGGCCAAATTTCCCTATTCTGGTGTACTTTAAAGAGAAGCAAACAAAGCCTGAAGGACAAGTGCACTTCTTTCCGGTGATATTT AATGGGAAGCAACTTTACGATGTCATGTTGGAGAGAGCCGGCCCTTCCCAAACTAGTGGACCGAAAGATTCTTGA
- the LOC126593032 gene encoding sphinganine C4-monooxygenase 1-like yields the protein MSFEVSDELLAIFVPILVYWIYAGVLHFMEFRFPKFKIPAVKESQDKNLVSQPTVIVGVLLQQFGQATIAGLMFWLTGQTTQGHAAATLMMLLRAGVQFFFAMLVLDTWQYFMHRCMHENKVLYKYIHSRHHRLVAPYAYGALYNHPIEGLIVDTMSGAVSFLASGMSPRMSIFFFSLATVKAVDDHCGMWIPWHPFHLVFRNNSHYHTIHHSLHGTKHNYSQPFFVFWDRIFGTYYVPRGDEEEEKNI from the coding sequence ATGTCATTTGAAGTTTCAGATGAGTTATTGGCGATATTTGTCCCAATACTCGTATACTGGATTTACGCTGGAGTTCTTCATTTCATGGAATTCAGATTTCCGAAATTCAAAATCCCAGCAGTGAAAGAGTCGCAAGACAAAAACCTCGTCTCCCAACCAACTGTGATCGTCGGCGTTTTGCTCCAGCAGTTTGGGCAGGCTACGATAGCGGGGCTGATGTTCTGGTTGACAGGCCAGACCACTCAAGGCCATGCAGCTGCAACCCTCATGATGCTGTTACGCGCAGGGGTCCAATTTTTCTTTGCGATGCTTGTCTTGGACACGTGGCAGTACTTCATGCATCGATGCATGCACGAAAACAAGGTGCTTTACAAGTACATACACTCCCGCCACCATAGGCTGGTGGCACCGTATGCATATGGAGCACTGTACAACCACCCCATAGAGGGGCTGATAGTGGACACCATGAGTGGTGCCGTCAGCTTTTTGGCGTCCGGCATGTCTCCGAGGATGTCAATCTTTTTCTTCTCGTTGGCCACCGTCAAGGCAGTGGACGACCACTGTGGAATGTGGATTCCGTGGCATCCTTTCCACTTGGTGTTCAGAAACAACAGCCACTACCACACCATCCACCATTCCCTGCACGGGACCAAACACAACTACTCCCAGCCATTCTTCGTGTTCTGGGATAGGATATTTGGCACCTACTACGTGCCGCGTggtgatgaggaggaggagaagaacaTATAA
- the LOC126593092 gene encoding pleiotropic drug resistance protein 1-like — protein sequence MKLSREEQPNSSSESYRKMTSWAALERLPTRSRARRGILLAEDQEHNREIEVKELGLVERKNVLERLIQINNPNQDETGNNPTFLLKLKDRMNRVGLEFPTTEVRFEHLNVEAEAHVGSRASPSILNFSLNILEGFLKCFHILTSKKKPVSILHDASGIIKPRRMTLLLGPPGSGKTTLLLALAGKLSKHHLKLSGRVTYNGHGMEEFVPQRAAAYVSQHDLHLPELTVRETLAFSARCHGVGPRYELLVELLRREKAANVMPDLDLDLIMKAAVLEGREANIVTDLILKVLRLEACADTVVGDEMTRGISGGQKKRVTTGEMLVGPEGVLFMDEISTGLDSSTTFQIVNSLRHCVYILNGTALISLLQPAPETYDLFDDIILLSDGHIVYQGPCENVLEFFEHMGFKCPQRKGVADFLQEVTSRKDQEQYWIYRDKPYGFVTPKDFSEAMNSFHIGQKLGDELAIPFNKSEGHPLDLTTKKYGASNKELLKACMDRQIILMKRNKFVYIFKLVQLIVAAFVTTTLFLRTEMHRNTVADGGIYMGAMFFTLLSIMFNGFAELHMTVERLPAFYKQRDDLFYPAWVYTLPQWMIRIPMTFVEVSIWMLITYYPIGYDPSLARFFKQFLVLACISQMANGLFRLIGVVGRNITAANTFGFVAFLVILGLSGFVLPRDDMNKWTLWGYYLSPFTYGLNAMAVNEFLGKCWRHVPANSAEALGVIVLKSQGISPEARWYWIGVAALIGFTLLFNFLFTFALEYLDPFEEPHAASEVSDEALTAVSEGSDMEANSTKRQRGMVLPFQPLSVTFNEIRYAIDMPHEKKVQGISDEGFRKEILKGVSGTFRPGVLTALMGVSGAGKTTLLDVLAGRKTSGHIEGSITISGYPKNQDTFARVTGYCEQTDIHSPHVAVYESLVYSAWLRFPPEVDSRSRRMFIEEVMELVELTPIRNALVGLPGVNGLSTEQRKRLTIAVELVANPSIIFMDEPTSGLDARAAAIVMRTVRNTVDTGRTVVCTIHQPSIDIFDAFDEMLLLKEGGEEIYVGPLGHHSSKLIEYFEGINGVPKITDGYNPATWMLEVTSAAQEAALGVNFAEIYKNSEIYEINKALIKELSTPAPNSKDLYFPSQYSQSFFTQCRACLWKQHISYWRNPQYSAMKLFYTAMMALLFGTIFWDLGTKRKRERDLLNAIGSMYAAVLFIGIQNSLAVQPVVGIERMVSYRERAAGMYSAFPFAFGQAVIEIPYTLIQTIIYGVIVYTMVGFEWTVSKFFLYLFFMCFTFLYFTFHGMMAVAITPNNTISIVVSSAFYPLWNVISGYLIPKTRIPIWWRWFYWISPTSWSLYGLFSSQFGGITDRLDPGETVDEFMRSYFGYRNDFVGIVATVLVGFSVLFVFVFALGIKKLNYQKR from the exons ATGAAGCTCAGCCGAGAAGAGCAGCCAAACTCCTCCTCCGAGTCGTATCGGAAAATGACGTCATGGGCTGCTTTAGAGCGACTGCCCACGCGCTCGAGAGCAAGGAGAGGTATTCTACTCGCGGAAGATCAAGAACACAACAGAGAGATTGAGGTGAAGGAACTTGGATTAGTAGAAAGAAAAAACGTTTTGGAGAGGCTAATCCAGATTAATAATCCAAACCAAGATGAAACTGGTAATAATCCCACGTTCTTGCTCAAGCTCAAGGACCGCATGAACAG AGTTGGACTTGAATTTCCAACAACTGAGGTGCGGTTCGAGCATTTGAACGTTGAAGCAGAAGCTCACGTAGGAAGCAGGGCATCGCCTTCAATCCTCAACTTCTCCCTTAATATCTTAGAG GGGTTCCTGAAATGCTTTCACATTCTTACAAGTAAGAAGAAGCCAGTGTCGATCCTCCACGATGCAAGTGGGATTATCAAGCCAAGAAG AATGACACTTCTTTTAGGCCCCCCGGGCTCTGGAAAGACCACATTACTGTTGGCATTGGCTGGAAAACTTAGCAAACACCATCTAAAA CTTTCGGGGAGAGTTACATACAACGGACATGGGATGGAGGAGTTTGTGCCGCAGAGGGCGGCAGCTTATGTTAGCCAACACGATCTCCACTTACCGGAATTGACAGTGAGAGAAACACTGGCTTTTTCAGCGAGATGTCATGGTGTTGGGCCGCGCTATG AATTGTTGGTAGAATTATTGAGAAGAGAGAAGGCTGCAAATGTCATGCCGGATCTTGATCTTGATCTAATCATGAAG GCAGCGGTACTAGAAGGACGGGAAGCCAATATAGTTACAGACTTAATACTCAAG GTTCTGAGACTGGAAGCTTGTGCTGACACCGTTGTAGGGGACGAAATGACCAGAGGCATATCCGGTGGACAAAAAAAGCGAGTCACGACAG GGGAGATGCTAGTCGGACCAGAAGGAGTACTTTTTATGGATGAGATATCGACTGGCCTGGACAGTTCTACAACATTTCAAATAGTGAATTCGCTGCGTCATTGTGTCTACATCCTCAATGGAACTGCATTAATCTCTCTCCTGCAGCCAGCACCGGAGACGTATGATCTTTTCGATGACATAATTCTCCTCTCGGATGGACACATTGTGTATCAAGGTCCCTGCGAGAATGTGCTCGAGTTCTTTGAGCACATGGGATTCAAATGTCCCCAGAGGAAAGGAGTCGCCGATTTCTTACAAGAA GTGACATCAAGGAAAGACCAAGAGCAATACTGGATCTATAGAGATAAGCCTTATGGCTTTGTAACTCCCAAAGACTTTTCTGAAGCAATGAATTCGTTTCACATTGGTCAAAAACTCGGCGATGAGCTAGCTATTCCATTTAACAAGTCTGAAGGCCACCCTTTGGATTTAACAACTAAGAAGTATGGTGCTAGCAACAAGGAACTGTTAAAAGCTTGTATGGACAGACAAATTATTCTTATGAAGCGCAATAAATTCGTCTACATTTTCAAATTGGTGCAG CTTATTGTAGCTGCTTTTGTAACAACGACGTTATTCCTACGCACTGAGATGCACCGGAATACAGTAGCAGATGGTGGAATTTATATGGGAGCTATGTTCTTTACACTGCTATCAATCATGTTCAATGGGTTTGCGGAGCTGCACATGACTGTTGAGAGACTTCCGGCCTTTTACAAGCAAAGGGACGATCTGTTCTATCCAGCTTGGGTGTATACTCTACCTCAATGGATGATACGGATCCCTATGACATTTGTGGAAGTTTCCATTTGGATGCTCATCACTTACTATCCCATCGGTTATGATCCAAGCCTTGCAAG GTTCTTCAAGCAGTTCCTTGTGCTAGCGTGTATTAGCCAGATGGCAAATGGACTTTTTCGATTGATAGGGGTAGTAGGAAGGAACATAACTGCTGCAAATACTTTCGGGTTTGTTGCTTTCCTCGTCATTCTTGGTCTGAGCGGCTTTGTTTTACCACGAG ACGATATGAACAAGTGGACGTTGTGGGGATATTATCTCTCACCATTCACATACGGACTGAATGCGATGGCTGTAAAtgaatttctgggaaaatgttGGAGACAT GTTCCTGCAAACTCAGCAGAAGCGTTAGGAGTTATAGTCTTGAAGTCTCAAGGAATATCTCCGGAAGCACGTTGGTATTGGATTGGAGTGGCAGCTTTGATCGGATTTACTCTTCTATTCAACTTCCTTTTCACGTTTGCACTTGAGTATCTTGATC CATTTGAAGAGCCCCATGCAGCATCAGAAGTGTCCGATGAAGCTTTGACTGCGGTATCAGAGGGAAGTGACATGGAAGCAAATAGTACAAAGAGGCAGCGCGGAATGGTTCTGCCTTTTCAACCTCTTTCGGTTACTTTTAATGAAATACGATATGCGATTGACATGCCTCATGAAAAGAAAGTTCAAGGCATAAGTGATGAAGGCTTCCGGAAAGAAATTCTCAAGGGTGTGAGTGGAACTTTTAGGCCAGGAGTCTTAACAGCCCTAATGGGTGTTAGTGGCGCGGGTAAAACCACTCTACTGGATGTTTTGGCCGGAAGGAAAACGAGTGGACATATCGAGGGTAGCATCACAATATCCGGATATCCAAAAAACCAAGACACATTTGCTCGCGTAACAGGATACTGCGAGCAAACAGATATCCACTCTCCTCATGTTGCAGTGTACGAGTCTTTGGTTTACTCTGCATGGCTCCGGTTCCCCCCTGAGGTTGATTCCCGCAGCAGAAGGATGTTCATCGAGGAAGTAATGGAGCTTGTGGAATTGACTCCGATACGCAACGCACTTGTTGGATTGCCTGGTGTGAATGGTCTCTCAACGGAGCAGCGCAAAAGGCTAACAATTGCGGTAGAGCTTGTTGCCAACCCATCCATCATATTTATGGATGAGCCGACCTCTGGCCTTGATGCCAGGGCAGCAGCAATTGTAATGAGAACGGTGAGAAATACAGTGGACACTGGGAGGACCGTAGTCTGCACCATCCACCAGCCAAGCATTGATATATTCGATGCTTTCGATGAG ATGCTGCTCTTGAAAGAGGGAGGCGAAGAAATATACGTTGGCCCTTTAGGCCACCATTCTTCCAAGTTGATCGAATACTTTGAG GGGATCAATGGAGTTCCGAAAATAACGGATGGTTACAATCCGGCAACATGGATGTTGGAGGTTACTTCTGCAGCACAAGAAGCAGCACTCGGGGTTAATTTCGCTGAAATATACAAGAACTCTGAAATATACGA GATAAACAAGGCCTTGATCAAGGAGCTAAGCACCCCTGCACCAAATTCGAAAGACTTGTACTTCCCGTCACAATATTCTCAATCGTTCTTTACGCAATGTCGAGCTTGCTTATGGAAGCAACACATATCATATTGGCGAAACCCGCAATATAGTGCAATGAAGCTGTTTTACACAGCTATGATGGCTTTACTCTTTGGAACAATTTTCTGGGATCTTGGCACCAAAAG GAAAAGGGAAAGAGATCTTTTGAATGCAATCGGTTCAATGTATGCTGCTGTTCTCTTCATTGGGATACAAAACTCCTTAGCAGTGCAGCCAGTCGTAGGCATCGAGAGGATGGTATCCTACAGAGAAAGGGCTGCCGGGATGTACTCAGCGTTTCCATTTGCCTTCGGACAG GCCGTCATTGAGATTCCATACACGTTGATCCAAACTATCATCTACGGAGTTATAGTGTACACAATGGTCGGATTTGAGTGGACGGTCAGCAAATTCTTTTTGTATCTCTTCTTCATGTGCTTCACCTTCTTGTACTTCACCTTCCATGGCATGATGGCAGTGGCCATCACTCCCAATAACACCATCTCTATCGTTGTTTCTTCCGCCTTCTATCCGCTATGGAACGTTATTTCCGGATATCTCATTCCCAAAACA AGAATTCCAATATGGTGGAGATGGTTCTACTGGATAAGCCCGACATCGTGGAGCCTGTACGGCTTGTTTTCTTCGCAATTTGGAGGCATCACGGACAGACTTGATCCCGGTGAAACTGTGGACGAATTTATGAGGTCTTATTTTGGGTATAGGAACGACTTTGTAGGCATTGTTGCAACTGTGTTAGTCGGGTTTTCAGTGCTATTTGTTTTCGTCTTTGCCTTGGGAATCAAGAAATTGAACTACCAAAAGAGATGA
- the LOC126593099 gene encoding uncharacterized protein LOC126593099 has product MANAWKRDKSMRPLVFLFSATIVLIFMFFFFATRPSATPAANDPTIRTNLPIYRIPPFNCEECPQAYPVIANVVEGLRYPFIYSLADLGSLPEKPHKNIVRFLKGKPFRRPDISATIQGVLEKFKGEGRDNGLVVDVGANVGMASFAAAVMGFQVLAFEPVFENLQRICDGIYLNRVGDLVTVFEAAASDRPGNITFHKLVGRMDNSAISATGARLAFKNNEEVAVQVRTIPLDDVIPETEPVLLLKIDVQGWEYHVLKGASKLLSRKAGEAPYVIYEEDERLLRASNSSAGEIRNFLKGVGYNHCTLHGTDAHCTKLG; this is encoded by the exons ATGGCTAATGCTTGGAAAAGAGACAAATCCATGAGACCCCTTGTGTTCCTCTTCTCTGCAACTATCGTCCTCATCTTCATGTTCTTCTTTTTCGCCACCCGCCCTTCCGCCACCCCCGCCGCCAACGACCCCACCATCCGAACCAATCTTCCAATCTACCGAATCCCGCCGTTCAATTGCGAGGAGTGCCCGCAGGCGTACCCCGTCATCGCCAACGTCGTTGAAGGCCTCCGCTATCCCTTCATCTACTCGCTCGCCGATTTGGGCAGCTTGCCGGAGAAGCCCCACAAGAACATCGTCCGATTCCTCAAGGGGAAGCCGTTTCGGAGGCCCGATATCTCGGCCACGATTCAGGGCGTTCTCGAGAAATTCAAAGGGGAAGGGAGGGACAACGGGCTGGTGGTGGACGTCGGTGCCAATGTCGGCATGGCCAGCTTCGCGGCCGCCGTCATGGGTTTTCAGGTGCTTGCTTTTGAGCCGGTTTTCGAGAATTTGCAGAGGATTTGTGATGGGATTTACTTGAATCGTGTGGGGGATTTGGTGACGGTGTTCGAGGCCGCGGCCTCCGACCGCCCTGGCAATATTACCTTCCACAAG TTGGTTGGTCGGATGGACAACAGTGCTATTTCAGCGACTGGCGCAAGGTTGGCTTTCAAGAATAACGAAGAAGTGGCAGTTCAAGTAAGAACCATCCCTCTCGATGATGTGATCCCGGAAACAGAGCCTGTTCTCCTGCTCAAAATTGATGTGCAAGGTTGGGAATATCATGTGCTGAAAGGAGCTTCCAAGTTACTGTCAAGAAAGGCAGGAGAAGCACCCTATGTCATCTATGAGGAAGATGAGCGGCTGCTGCGAGCCAGCAATAGCAGTGCAGGAGAGATTCGAAATTTCCTGAAGGGTGTGGGTTACAATCACTGCACGCTGCATGGTACAGATGCACACTGCACCAAATTGGGTTAA